In Pseudomonas sp. FP1742, the DNA window GACCACCCTGTTCGACAAAGTGAAGAAATACGGGCTGAGCCACTGATGGACCTGATTTTCAAGGCAACCCTGGGCGCGGCGGTGGTGGTGATCCTCGCCATGCTGGCCAAGACCAAAAACTATTACATCGCAGGCCTGGTGCCGCTGTTTCCGACCTTTGCGCTGATCGCCCATTACATCGTCGGCAAAGGGCGTTCGCTGGATGATCTGAAGACCACCATCGTGTTTGGCATGTGGTCGATCATTCCGTACTTCGTCTACCTGGCGACCTTGTATGTGCTGGTCGACCGGATGCGCCTGGAGGCTT includes these proteins:
- a CDS encoding GlpM family protein — translated: MFKATLGAAVVVILAMLAKTKNYYIAGLVPLFPTFALIAHYIVGKGRSLDDLKTTIVFGMWSIIPYFVYLATLYVLVDRMRLEASLAVAAVAWLMAATVLVSVWVRLHG